Proteins encoded in a region of the Triticum dicoccoides isolate Atlit2015 ecotype Zavitan chromosome 3A, WEW_v2.0, whole genome shotgun sequence genome:
- the LOC119269997 gene encoding uncharacterized protein LOC119269997 isoform X1: MLQFTKARYSSVRKINSWLFGITESAVHFPFTQPFVLCRSPTGQVKGLSLGTVISLGSLPVFAGGIWYYLKTNPEGPLPVAQKPTAEEDPEERAMKKRFEEWMVVHKRRYKNEEEKARRYELFKGCVKRVNELNAASRPGEARYKPYRYADFTKEERSKVHGIVVEPSMFDEWNEEKRRKTQGGHDGGADEDDWEEQMRLIQRGLRTAALNGKAQRKAQQSS; the protein is encoded by the exons ATGCTGCAGTTCACCAAGGCAAGGTATTCTAGTGTTCGGAAGATAAATTCTTGGTTATTTGGAATAACAGAGTCTGCAGTTCATTTTCCATTTACGCAACCGTTTGTTCTTTGCAGGTCGCCCACTGGCCAAGTCAAAGGCTTGTCACTTGGCACTGTTATCTCCCTGGGTTCCTTACCTGTGTTTGCTGGAGGCATATGGTACTACCTCAAAACGAATCCAGAGGGGCCACTGCCAGTTG CTCAGAAGCCCACCGCCGAGGAGGACCCGGAGGAGAGAGCCATGAAGAAGAGGTTCGAGGAGTGGATGGTGGTGCACAAACGCAGATACAAGAACGAGGAGGAGAAGGCACGGCGCTACGAGCTGTTCAAGGGGTGTGTCAAGCGGGTGAACGAGCTCAATGCCGCGTCACGGCCGGGTGAAGCCCGGTACAAGCCATACCGATATGCTGACTTTACCAAGGAAGAGAGGAGCAAAGTACACGGAATCGTGGTCGAACCATCTATGTTCGACGAGTGGAACGAGGAGAAGAGGCGCAAAACACAAGGGGGTCATGACGGCGGCGCCGACGAGGACGACTGGGAAGAACAGATGCGCCTGATACAAAGGGGTCTTCGCACTGCGGCCCTTAATGGCAAGGCACAACGCAAAGCACAGCAGTCGTCCTGA
- the LOC119269997 gene encoding uncharacterized protein LOC119269997 isoform X2, protein MPKCTIFRSPTGQVKGLSLGTVISLGSLPVFAGGIWYYLKTNPEGPLPVAQKPTAEEDPEERAMKKRFEEWMVVHKRRYKNEEEKARRYELFKGCVKRVNELNAASRPGEARYKPYRYADFTKEERSKVHGIVVEPSMFDEWNEEKRRKTQGGHDGGADEDDWEEQMRLIQRGLRTAALNGKAQRKAQQSS, encoded by the exons ATGCCTAAATGCACGATTTTcag GTCGCCCACTGGCCAAGTCAAAGGCTTGTCACTTGGCACTGTTATCTCCCTGGGTTCCTTACCTGTGTTTGCTGGAGGCATATGGTACTACCTCAAAACGAATCCAGAGGGGCCACTGCCAGTTG CTCAGAAGCCCACCGCCGAGGAGGACCCGGAGGAGAGAGCCATGAAGAAGAGGTTCGAGGAGTGGATGGTGGTGCACAAACGCAGATACAAGAACGAGGAGGAGAAGGCACGGCGCTACGAGCTGTTCAAGGGGTGTGTCAAGCGGGTGAACGAGCTCAATGCCGCGTCACGGCCGGGTGAAGCCCGGTACAAGCCATACCGATATGCTGACTTTACCAAGGAAGAGAGGAGCAAAGTACACGGAATCGTGGTCGAACCATCTATGTTCGACGAGTGGAACGAGGAGAAGAGGCGCAAAACACAAGGGGGTCATGACGGCGGCGCCGACGAGGACGACTGGGAAGAACAGATGCGCCTGATACAAAGGGGTCTTCGCACTGCGGCCCTTAATGGCAAGGCACAACGCAAAGCACAGCAGTCGTCCTGA
- the LOC119272577 gene encoding uncharacterized protein LOC119272577: MKMLTTKYDGKSGMREHIMTMNDMAAKLKGMDMEISEGFLVHFIITSLPMEYGPFKINYNTQKEKWTMSELTTMCVQEEERLKVERIDYAHLTSINLGKRKSQGDGKPKKKMNFSNIDASKLGNSGTKDIATEPEGPKCRFCKEDGHVMKECDGFKAWLAKKGIPFREDTEKDGSKP; encoded by the exons ATGAAAATGCTCACCACTAAGTATGATGGTAAAAGCGGCATGAGAGAACATATCATGACTATGAATGATATGGCCGCAAAATTAAAGGGCATGGACATGGAGATTTCTGAGGGCTTTCTGGTTCACTTCATTATTACTTCTCTCCCTATGGAGTATGGTCCCTTCAAAATTAATTATAATACTCAGAAGGAGAAGTGGACCATGAGTGAGCTCACAACTATGTGCGTTCAAGAAGAAGAGCGGCTTAAGGTTGAAAGGATAGATTATGCTCATCTTACTTCCATAAACTTAGGGAAAAGAAAGTCTCAGGGTGATGGGAAACCTAAGAAGAAGATGAACTTCTCTAATATTGATGCAAGCAAGCTAGGGAACTCTGGCACCAAGGACATCGCTACAGAGCCTGAGGGTCCTAAGTGTCGTTTCTGCAAGGAAGATGGGCATGTCATGAAAGAATGTGATGGCTTTAAGGCATGGCTTGCTAAGAAGG GGATTCCATTCCGTGAGGACACTGAAAAAGATGGATCAAAGCCTTAG